The following proteins are encoded in a genomic region of Arachis ipaensis cultivar K30076 chromosome B02, Araip1.1, whole genome shotgun sequence:
- the LOC110267912 gene encoding uncharacterized protein LOC110267912 has translation MYLRLIKRGDIKAQRINYIQSQPINSVSDELSGDSLPITTIEEVLNKTNETSCWIQATVVFIEVNGSDCYYALCKSCPRKVKENKGRYLCEHCGKISFNVPLRYRLHVIATNGTGYIGLIIWNQEAKLVVGKSASEVKDLSVSFLIFVWKII, from the exons ATGTACTTAAGATTAATAAAGAGAGGTGATATAAAGGCTCAGCGTATTAATTATATACAAAGCCAGCCCATAAATTCAGTTAGTGATGAGTTGTCTGGCGATTCCTTACCAATCACTACTATTGAGGAGGTTTTGAACAAAACTAAT GAAACTTCATGTTGGATACAAGCCACTGTGGTTTTTATTGAAGTTAATGGCAGTGACTGTTATTATGCTTTGTGCAAGAGTTGTCCTAGAAAAGTGAAGGAGAATAAAGGACGTTATCTGTGCGAGCATTGTGGAAAAATTAGTTTCAATGTTCCTCTAAG GTATCGTCTTCATGTTATTGCCACTAATGGTACTGGCTATATTGGCCTAATCATTTGGAACCAGGAGGCCAAACTGGTTGTTGGAAAGTCTGCAAGTGAAGTCAAAGACCTCAGTGTAAGTTTTTTAATATTTGTGTGGAAAATAATTTAA